Proteins found in one Mixophyes fleayi isolate aMixFle1 chromosome 8, aMixFle1.hap1, whole genome shotgun sequence genomic segment:
- the SEC13 gene encoding protein SEC13 homolog — protein sequence MVSVINTVDTSHEDMIHDAQMDYYGTRLATCSSDRSVKIFDVKNGGQMLIADLRGHEGPVWQVAWAHPMYGNVLASCSYDRKVIIWKEENGTWEKTYEYTGHDSSVNSVCWAPHDFGLMLACGSSDGAISLLTYTGDGPWDVKKISNAHTIGCNAVSWAPSVVPGSLVDQPSGQRPNYIKRFVSGGCDNLVKIWREDDGQWKEDQKLEAHSDWVRDVAWAPSIGLPTSTIASCSQDGRVYIWTCDDPASNNWNPKLLHKFNDVVWHVSWSITANILAVSGGDNKVTLWKESVDGQWALISDVNKGQGAVSAVTDGQQNEQ from the exons ATG GTATCTGTAATAAACACCGTGGACACCTCACACGAGGACATGATT CATGACGCTCAGATGGATTATTATGGCACACGTCTTGCCACATGCTCCTCTGACAGATCGGTGAAGATCTTTGACGTAAAGAACGGAGGACAGATGCTGATAGCTGATCTGCgggg ACATGAGGGACCCGTTTGGCAGGTGGCCTGGGCGCACCCTATGTATGGCAATGTTCTGGCATCTTGCTCTTATGACAGGAAAGTTATCATCTGGAAAGAAGAAAATGGGACTTGGGAGAAGACATACGAATACACCGGCCATGACTCTTCAG TGAACTCCGTGTGCTGGGCCCCCCATGACTTTGGACTGATGTTGGCGTGTGGCAGCTCAGATGGAGCCATATCTCTGCTCACATACACGGGAGATGGTCCCTGGGATGTTAAAAAGATCAGCAACGCGCACACG ATCGGGTGTAATGCTGTCAGCTGGGCTCCTTCCGTGGTCCCCGGCAGTCTGGTGGATCAGCCTTCTGGGCAGAGGCCCAACTACATCAAGAGATTCGTCTCCGGCGGCTGTGACAACCTTGTAAAAATCTGGAG GGAGGACGACGGACAGTGGAAAGAAGATCAGAAGCTGGAGGCACACAGTGACTGGGTGCGGGATGTGGCTTGGGCGCCCTCTATTGGTCTCCCTACAAGCACCATCGCCAGCTGCTCTCAG GACGGCAGAGTTTACATCTGGACGTGTGATGATCCGGCCAGTAACAACTGGAACCCGAAACTTCTGCACAAATTTAATGATGTCGTCTGGCACGTCAGCTGGTCCATCACGGCGAACATCCTGGCGGTGTCTGGGGGCGATAACAAG GTGACCCTGTGGAAGGAGTCGGTGGACGGACAGTGGGCGTTGATCAGCGATGTAAACAAGGGACAAGGCGCTGTGTCGGCGGTGACAGACGGACAACAGAACGAGCAGTGA
- the GHRL gene encoding appetite-regulating hormone isoform X1, whose protein sequence is MLWGKVAVCGVVLFCLLWSEGAEAGSSFLSPADMQKNAGKKPSKKLLYNNMNRREVGEDPWESLADELSEDQREIGFKIPLDINLKMTREQFEEQRAAIQDAVIGFLSLGSSQGKTMIHWRTECVCVRLFIIPPGLLQRIQPR, encoded by the exons ATGCTGTGGGGTAAAGTCGCCGTCTGTGGGGTCGTCCTGTTCTGTCTTCTGTGGTCGGAGGGTGCGGAGGCCGGATCGAGCTTTCTGAGTCCGGCTGATATGCAGAAAAACGCG GGCAAGAAACCCTCAAAAAAGCTGCTTTACAACAATATGAACCGCAGAGAGGTAGGAGAGGACCCCTGGGAGAGTCTAGCGGATGAGCTGTCTGAAGACCAGAGAGAGATTGGG tttaaaatCCCCCTGGACATTAATTTGAAAATGACGCGGGAACAATTCGAGGAGCAGAGAGCCGCCATCCAGGACGCCGTGATCGGATTCCTCTCTCTCGGATCATCTCAAGGTAAAACAATGATTCACTGGAGAACTGAATGTGTTTGTGTGCGACTCTTCATTATCCCACCAGGTCTTCTGCAGAGGATACAGCCTAGATAG
- the GHRL gene encoding appetite-regulating hormone isoform X2 translates to MLWGKVAVCGVVLFCLLWSEGAEAGSSFLSPADMQKNAGKKPSKKLLYNNMNRREVGEDPWESLADELSEDQREIGFKIPLDINLKMTREQFEEQRAAIQDAVIGFLSLGSSQDIENAE, encoded by the exons ATGCTGTGGGGTAAAGTCGCCGTCTGTGGGGTCGTCCTGTTCTGTCTTCTGTGGTCGGAGGGTGCGGAGGCCGGATCGAGCTTTCTGAGTCCGGCTGATATGCAGAAAAACGCG GGCAAGAAACCCTCAAAAAAGCTGCTTTACAACAATATGAACCGCAGAGAGGTAGGAGAGGACCCCTGGGAGAGTCTAGCGGATGAGCTGTCTGAAGACCAGAGAGAGATTGGG tttaaaatCCCCCTGGACATTAATTTGAAAATGACGCGGGAACAATTCGAGGAGCAGAGAGCCGCCATCCAGGACGCCGTGATCGGATTCCTCTCTCTCGGATCATCTCAAG aTATTGAGAATGCTGAATAG
- the TATDN2 gene encoding 3'-5' RNA nuclease TATDN2 isoform X1, which translates to MQPIRSLETSSEDADSNATMADRRGSSSRKHKWLSPAEMSPNKYLKSNESKLPRRVSQSRDYDSESPSPPRERHVTLYPYESTPKHKSDLHAADRSSGRTRSRGRDRPRVRSLDSHESSRGVSSADVVPGKSAALGEDYPLQRNDDSKKCKDTPKLRRRESRPPCALFQRAVSDILGTSSRARRSLNSETTSPQDVEDRKETSPPRPEEAERSFPKFKPHSSEKDSPGQRSSEERDDHLGRSPPSRPTFTELPPEQGPDVQSTQRLVFLYEDDKDSDTADVLEKDPSIGSDFSDLEDVGPLARFSQDDVVEPCCSVEDHRGPSPSSYVMYPRHLYGSPWRHYTDLWPGSPMYRPSAEQDTWRQAACDSSFMSERSVNILDNSNLNASGDGECAVEKTLEQPGSLDSPLISDRTTKPLRRTLQVIPSTDPPKFSGDGFIDTHCHLDMLFSRLSHKSSFAELRRQYTTTFPREFQGCITDYCDPRTLRTLPWQQVLNEDMVWGAFGCHPHFAQYYTDQLLEEMLKALRHPKAIAFGEMGLDYSHKCSTKIPDQHMVFEKQLKVAVALGKPLVIHCRDADDDLFEIMKRWVPRDYKIHRHCFTGSYEEIEPSLNEFPNMAVGFTAVLTYTSAGKARDAVTRIPLERLIVETDAPFFVPRQVPRSICKFAHPGLALHTVQEIARLRNLPVKTVLSKLRENTHRIYSI; encoded by the exons CGCCACCATGGCTGACCGGCGTGGGAGTAGTTCTCGGAAACATAAATGGTTGAGCCCAGCAGAAATGTCTCCAAACAAATACTTGAAAAGCAATGAGTCCAAACTGCCTCGAAGAGTCAGTCAGAGCAGAGATTATGACTCGGAGAGTCCCAGCCCACCGCGGGAGAGGCACGTGACACTATATCCTTATGAGAGTACCCCAAAACACAAGTCTGATCTCCATGCTGCTGACCGTTCCTCTGGGAGGACCAGAAGCAGAGGTAGGGACAGACCGCGGGTGCGGAGCCTCGACTCCCACGAGAGTTCCCGAGGGGTGTCGTCTGCAGATGTGGTGCCTGGAAAGTCTGCGGCATTAGGAGAG GACTATCCCCTGCAGAGAAATGACGATAGCAAAAAATGTAAGGATACGCCCAAATTACGGAGACGCGAAAGCCGCCCGCCGTGCGCCTTGTTCCAGAGAGCGGTCAGTGACATACTTGGCACTTCCTCCAGGGCCAGAAGGTCGCTGAACAGTGAAACGACGAGTCCGCAGGATGTAGAAGACAGGAAGGAGACGAGTCCACCGCGCCCGGAAGAGGCGGAACGATCATTCCCAAAATTCAAGCCGCATAGCTCTGAGAAAGACTCTCCGGGACAGAGGTCATCAGAGGAAAGAGATGATCACTTGGGGAGATCACCTCCTTCTAGACCAACGTTTACAGAGCTGCCGCCTGAGCAAGGACCTGATGTCCAATCCACCCAGCGTCTTGTGTTTTTATATGAAGATGATAAAGACTCGGACACA GCAGATGTTCTGGAGAAGGATCCCTCTATTGGTAGCGACTTCTCTGACCTAGAAGACGTGGGGCCACTGGCCAGGTTTTCCCAGGACGATGTGGTGGAGCCTTGCTGCTCCGTTGAAGACCACCGTGGACCTTCGCCATCCAGTTATGTCATGTACCCGCGTCACTTGTACGGAAGTCCATGGCGTCATTACACAGATCTTTGGCCCGGGAGCCCCATGTACAGGCCGTCTGCGGAACAGGACACATGGCGGCAGGCAGCCTGCGACTCCAGCTTCATGTCTGAGCGTtctgtaaatatattggacaaCAGCAACCTGAACGCGTCCGGTGACGGCGAATGTGCCGTAGAGAAGACTCTCGAACAACCAGGTTCTCTTGACTCGCCATTGATCTCTGACCGTACAACCAAACCTTTAAGAAGGACGTTGCAGGTTATACCTTCTACTGACCCTCCCAAGTTCTCGGGCGACGGCTTTATAGACACACATTGCCATCTGGACATGCTCTTTTCAAGGCTGTCCCACAAAAGTTCCTTTGCAGAGCTTCGAAGACAATACACCACGACCTTCCCCAGGGAGTTTCAGGGCTGCATTACAGATTACTGTGACCCCCGGACATTGAGAACGCTTCCATGGCAGCAAGTTCTGAACGAGGACATGGTTTGGGGGGCATTTGGTTGTCACCCCCATTTTGCACAATATTATACGGACCAATTGCTTGAAGAAATGTTGAAGGCTCTGAGACACCCAAAAGCCATTGCCTTTGGAGAAATGGGTCTGGATTATTCCCATAAATGTTCCACTAAAATCCCAGATCAGCACATG GTTTTTGAGAAGCAGCTGAAGGTGGCGGTGGCTTTGGGGAAGCCTCTAGTGATTCACTGTCGGGATGCGGACGATGACTTGTTCGAGATCATGAAGAGATGGGTTCCCCGGGACTATAAGATACATCG ACACTGCTTTACCGGCAGCTACGAAGAAATAGAACCATCTCTTAATGAGTTTCCAAACATGGCTGTGGGGTTCACTGCCGTCTTGACGTACACTTCCGCCGGGAAGGCGCGGGACGCCGTGACCCGGATCCCCTTGGAGAGGCTGATTGTAGAGACGGACGCCCCGTTTTTTGTGCCTAGACAG GTTCCTAGAAGTATCTGTAAGTTCGCCCACCCCGGTCTTGCCTTACACACCGTTCAGGAGATTGCCCGGCTGAGGAACTTACCCGTCAAAACCGTCTTGTCAAAGTTACGTGAAAACACCCACAGGATCTACAGTATATAA
- the TATDN2 gene encoding 3'-5' RNA nuclease TATDN2 isoform X2, translating to MADRRGSSSRKHKWLSPAEMSPNKYLKSNESKLPRRVSQSRDYDSESPSPPRERHVTLYPYESTPKHKSDLHAADRSSGRTRSRGRDRPRVRSLDSHESSRGVSSADVVPGKSAALGEDYPLQRNDDSKKCKDTPKLRRRESRPPCALFQRAVSDILGTSSRARRSLNSETTSPQDVEDRKETSPPRPEEAERSFPKFKPHSSEKDSPGQRSSEERDDHLGRSPPSRPTFTELPPEQGPDVQSTQRLVFLYEDDKDSDTADVLEKDPSIGSDFSDLEDVGPLARFSQDDVVEPCCSVEDHRGPSPSSYVMYPRHLYGSPWRHYTDLWPGSPMYRPSAEQDTWRQAACDSSFMSERSVNILDNSNLNASGDGECAVEKTLEQPGSLDSPLISDRTTKPLRRTLQVIPSTDPPKFSGDGFIDTHCHLDMLFSRLSHKSSFAELRRQYTTTFPREFQGCITDYCDPRTLRTLPWQQVLNEDMVWGAFGCHPHFAQYYTDQLLEEMLKALRHPKAIAFGEMGLDYSHKCSTKIPDQHMVFEKQLKVAVALGKPLVIHCRDADDDLFEIMKRWVPRDYKIHRHCFTGSYEEIEPSLNEFPNMAVGFTAVLTYTSAGKARDAVTRIPLERLIVETDAPFFVPRQVPRSICKFAHPGLALHTVQEIARLRNLPVKTVLSKLRENTHRIYSI from the exons ATGGCTGACCGGCGTGGGAGTAGTTCTCGGAAACATAAATGGTTGAGCCCAGCAGAAATGTCTCCAAACAAATACTTGAAAAGCAATGAGTCCAAACTGCCTCGAAGAGTCAGTCAGAGCAGAGATTATGACTCGGAGAGTCCCAGCCCACCGCGGGAGAGGCACGTGACACTATATCCTTATGAGAGTACCCCAAAACACAAGTCTGATCTCCATGCTGCTGACCGTTCCTCTGGGAGGACCAGAAGCAGAGGTAGGGACAGACCGCGGGTGCGGAGCCTCGACTCCCACGAGAGTTCCCGAGGGGTGTCGTCTGCAGATGTGGTGCCTGGAAAGTCTGCGGCATTAGGAGAG GACTATCCCCTGCAGAGAAATGACGATAGCAAAAAATGTAAGGATACGCCCAAATTACGGAGACGCGAAAGCCGCCCGCCGTGCGCCTTGTTCCAGAGAGCGGTCAGTGACATACTTGGCACTTCCTCCAGGGCCAGAAGGTCGCTGAACAGTGAAACGACGAGTCCGCAGGATGTAGAAGACAGGAAGGAGACGAGTCCACCGCGCCCGGAAGAGGCGGAACGATCATTCCCAAAATTCAAGCCGCATAGCTCTGAGAAAGACTCTCCGGGACAGAGGTCATCAGAGGAAAGAGATGATCACTTGGGGAGATCACCTCCTTCTAGACCAACGTTTACAGAGCTGCCGCCTGAGCAAGGACCTGATGTCCAATCCACCCAGCGTCTTGTGTTTTTATATGAAGATGATAAAGACTCGGACACA GCAGATGTTCTGGAGAAGGATCCCTCTATTGGTAGCGACTTCTCTGACCTAGAAGACGTGGGGCCACTGGCCAGGTTTTCCCAGGACGATGTGGTGGAGCCTTGCTGCTCCGTTGAAGACCACCGTGGACCTTCGCCATCCAGTTATGTCATGTACCCGCGTCACTTGTACGGAAGTCCATGGCGTCATTACACAGATCTTTGGCCCGGGAGCCCCATGTACAGGCCGTCTGCGGAACAGGACACATGGCGGCAGGCAGCCTGCGACTCCAGCTTCATGTCTGAGCGTtctgtaaatatattggacaaCAGCAACCTGAACGCGTCCGGTGACGGCGAATGTGCCGTAGAGAAGACTCTCGAACAACCAGGTTCTCTTGACTCGCCATTGATCTCTGACCGTACAACCAAACCTTTAAGAAGGACGTTGCAGGTTATACCTTCTACTGACCCTCCCAAGTTCTCGGGCGACGGCTTTATAGACACACATTGCCATCTGGACATGCTCTTTTCAAGGCTGTCCCACAAAAGTTCCTTTGCAGAGCTTCGAAGACAATACACCACGACCTTCCCCAGGGAGTTTCAGGGCTGCATTACAGATTACTGTGACCCCCGGACATTGAGAACGCTTCCATGGCAGCAAGTTCTGAACGAGGACATGGTTTGGGGGGCATTTGGTTGTCACCCCCATTTTGCACAATATTATACGGACCAATTGCTTGAAGAAATGTTGAAGGCTCTGAGACACCCAAAAGCCATTGCCTTTGGAGAAATGGGTCTGGATTATTCCCATAAATGTTCCACTAAAATCCCAGATCAGCACATG GTTTTTGAGAAGCAGCTGAAGGTGGCGGTGGCTTTGGGGAAGCCTCTAGTGATTCACTGTCGGGATGCGGACGATGACTTGTTCGAGATCATGAAGAGATGGGTTCCCCGGGACTATAAGATACATCG ACACTGCTTTACCGGCAGCTACGAAGAAATAGAACCATCTCTTAATGAGTTTCCAAACATGGCTGTGGGGTTCACTGCCGTCTTGACGTACACTTCCGCCGGGAAGGCGCGGGACGCCGTGACCCGGATCCCCTTGGAGAGGCTGATTGTAGAGACGGACGCCCCGTTTTTTGTGCCTAGACAG GTTCCTAGAAGTATCTGTAAGTTCGCCCACCCCGGTCTTGCCTTACACACCGTTCAGGAGATTGCCCGGCTGAGGAACTTACCCGTCAAAACCGTCTTGTCAAAGTTACGTGAAAACACCCACAGGATCTACAGTATATAA